In Maridesulfovibrio bastinii DSM 16055, a single genomic region encodes these proteins:
- the cynS gene encoding cyanase: MTRKEATELILAAKDKKGMSWNDIAAKVGGHPVWVTSVLLGQNSMGPDQAKIVADLLGLDDEVAVQLTKCPMKGSLDETVVADPLIYRFHEITQVYGTTMKELIHEMFGDGIMSAIDFEIDINKKEDPKGDRVVVTYSGKFLPYRKW, from the coding sequence ATGACCAGAAAAGAAGCTACAGAATTGATTTTAGCTGCAAAAGATAAAAAAGGTATGAGTTGGAACGATATAGCAGCTAAAGTTGGCGGGCATCCTGTATGGGTGACATCTGTTTTACTGGGACAAAACAGTATGGGACCTGATCAAGCCAAAATTGTCGCCGATCTGTTGGGCCTCGATGATGAAGTTGCAGTGCAACTTACCAAATGTCCAATGAAAGGATCTCTGGATGAAACAGTTGTAGCCGACCCTCTTATTTATAGATTCCATGAAATAACACAGGTTTATGGAACAACAATGAAAGAACTCATCCATGAAATGTTTGGTGACGGAATTATGAGCGCAATCGATTTTGAAATTGATATCAATAAAAAAGAAGACCCAAAAGGTGATCGAGTCGTTGTCACTTACAGTGGAAAATTTCTGCCATATCGAAAATGGTAA
- a CDS encoding TIGR01777 family oxidoreductase, with the protein MKIVISGGTGFIGSYLSRMLVGSGYEVIVLSRSSRASKISGITNVKWDTDNISGWSEHINGCKAVINLAGDNIASGRWSDSKKKSILESRIASGKALERAVLEVETPPEVFIQASAIGFYGALGADPVTEVSSAGSNFLAEVCQKWENSSLEVEKKGIRRVIIRTGMVLGNGGALAKMLPPFKLGLGGAIGDGHQGVSWIHIDDEIGAIKYLIENDQCKGVFNLTAPSPVTFNRFAKSIGAVLGKPVFMRVPSFMMKIMMGQMAQEVILSGQFVLPEKLIAVEYPFEYVDVEAALRDIIIN; encoded by the coding sequence ATGAAAATAGTTATTTCGGGTGGGACAGGGTTTATCGGTAGTTATCTCAGCCGGATGCTTGTTGGCAGCGGCTATGAAGTGATAGTTTTAAGTCGCTCATCAAGAGCGTCAAAGATTTCGGGGATAACCAATGTAAAATGGGACACGGATAATATTTCAGGTTGGAGTGAACATATAAATGGATGTAAAGCGGTTATTAATCTTGCTGGTGATAACATCGCTTCCGGAAGGTGGTCAGATTCCAAAAAGAAAAGTATTCTAGAAAGTCGCATAGCATCAGGAAAAGCTCTGGAACGGGCCGTCTTAGAAGTGGAAACTCCTCCAGAAGTTTTCATACAGGCTTCAGCAATAGGTTTTTATGGAGCTTTGGGGGCTGACCCTGTGACAGAAGTTTCTTCAGCCGGTAGCAATTTTTTAGCTGAAGTTTGCCAAAAATGGGAAAATTCCAGTCTGGAAGTTGAGAAGAAAGGAATCAGAAGAGTGATCATAAGGACCGGAATGGTTCTTGGTAATGGAGGAGCTCTTGCAAAAATGCTTCCTCCTTTTAAATTAGGTCTTGGCGGAGCTATTGGTGATGGTCATCAGGGCGTTTCATGGATTCATATCGATGATGAAATTGGGGCAATTAAATATTTAATTGAGAATGATCAATGTAAAGGTGTATTCAACCTTACAGCTCCATCACCAGTAACTTTCAATAGATTTGCAAAATCTATTGGAGCAGTACTTGGAAAACCTGTATTTATGCGCGTTCCATCTTTTATGATGAAGATTATGATGGGGCAGATGGCTCAGGAAGTTATTTTAAGCGGACAGTTTGTTTTGCCTGAGAAGCTTATTGCAGTAGAATATCCTTTTGAATATGTTGATGTAGAGGCAGCTCTTAGAGATATAATTATAAATTAG